The proteins below are encoded in one region of Telopea speciosissima isolate NSW1024214 ecotype Mountain lineage chromosome 10, Tspe_v1, whole genome shotgun sequence:
- the LOC122642419 gene encoding protein NETWORKED 1D-like: protein MATMLQSESRRLYSWWWDSHISPKNSKWLQENLTDMDVKVKAMIKLIEEDADSFARRAEMYYRKRPELMKLVEEFYRAYRALAERYDHATGALRQAHRTMAEAFPDQVPFALADDAPTGSSTTEVEPHTPEMSHPIRALYEPDDLHKDALGLSSSPMHTMKRNGGPSEESDVETSKRGLKQLNDMFGSVEVLLNHAKFADGRVRKGLNFQEVDGQEQRLNNGMSHLSTENQNLKTQIASESERASKAEMEVQTLKEALAKLEVEKEAGLLQYQQSLGKISQLETEVLSAQESARGLYVQASEAETEVQKLKEMLSKLEAEKEAGLLQYHQCLERISSLEAKIANAEEGAKNLNEQAGKAETEAENLKEALARLESEKEAALLQYKECLEMISNLEIKISCTEEEAKKLNKRAERAETEVQTLKQALAKLEEDKEASALQYKQCLDRISNLESEAFRAQEEAIRLNAEIETGVAKLHSSEEHRLLLESINQSLRSELEALVRKMGMQTLELKDKHEELQRLHTHIQEEHLHFLQAEAALKTMQSLHCQSEEEQRTLAVELQQAVQVLKDVELQKQVLEDEVQQIKEDNKILKDQNLCSARSMKSLQEEIFGLKETKGKLEMEVELRLDQRNALQQEIYCLKEEINDLSRRLLAMMEQIESVGLNPECLGSAVKNLQDENLKLKEICESDRDEKITLLEKLENMDKILEKNALLENSLSDATAELEGLREKVKLLDGSCQSLCEEKSALVAEKVSLVSQLEIMAEKVQKLLENNTLLENSLSDVVAELEGSKIKAKSLGESCQSLKSEKSALLSEKESMVSQLQIILQRLEELECKCTRLEEQYLGLEKERETTLCQVKELRVSLDLEKQERANFAESSETKLAALEKHVHVLQEEGHWRKQEFEEELDRSINTQVEIFILQRFIRDMEEKNFSLLIECQKHFEDSNLSEILISELEQENHKLHVDTKFLSDQIEKLRTGISEILNSLEVGPDYWSLDMITEDQTLLKNILRKIEDRECSFLNAQDEKQQLSFQNLVLLTLLEQTRLQTANLEHERNTLDEEYKLRTEELLMLQNEKHELLEMNVQLQSEIRMREHSEEVLKAEMEKLQAKFSDLQEAYLVSQNENSKLLEGNGVLTNELSDMKEERHTLEEENSVLLGEAFALENLSLIFENFNAEKDVKLKGFSEDVDCLHGINSGLQNEKRVIEENLIMVEREKLHLKESVEELESEMNGVRNVNDQLNHQITTGKDLLYQKEVELSDAEQKLRITQSENKTLCRDVEDLKKELNESEMIRRELEKHILELSEDKNRQTMEIGCLNEANWKFGSELCKLREENIELKSAKENLSYELQENRGEVILLEADAEEFYRGLQMSRVHEAVLEQKVHELIGALEILEGESASKTVEIEQLSGKLCVLEGENGGLKAELAAYLPVIVSLRDSILSLEDHALFQTKMEPMDVELENQYHEKSHGLMCGNHSAERPNGASDLQELLNRVKVIEKAVMEERLAVLESLDKVKQEAAMKEIKELKSRSSLKEKEVQTNRDIVLQLEGPELGNESSDDHPQKTEPEISKVRNGLLMKDIPLDQVSEQSFYDHGVGQYGLNKKRNVDTDNEMLEIWETVEQDYSLDLKVNKGQKLPSAPPKGETEVEEQRSNCPSSELQFEKELGVDKLEVSRRVTEPHQQGNSRKILTRLASDAQKLTNLQITLEELKKKVEMSGKSKNSKDIEYGSVKGQLQEFEEAIMELSDVNSKLMKSAEENLLSSNEKSVLEMEETGNVRRKKVSEQARRVSEKIGRLQVLLQKIQFDLLKLDEHRSKGKTKVTDRRLKILLKDYLYDSGKSSSPRRKKTPFCACVRPATKN from the exons ATGGCAACCATGTTACAGTCTGAGTCGAGACGCTTGTACTCCTGGTGGTGGGATAGTCATATaagcccaaagaattccaaatGGCTTCAGGAGAATCTTACAG ATATGGATGTCAAGGTCAAAGCAATGATCAAGCTCATTGAAGAAGATGCAGATTCCTTTGCAAGGAGGGCAGAGATGTACTATAGGAAGCGTCCAGAGCTTATGAAATTGGTTGAGGAGTTCTACCGAGCATACCGTGCTTTGGCAGAAAGATATGACCATGCAACTGGGGCACTTCGTCAAGCCCATCGTACTATGGCTGAGGCATTTCCCGACCAAGTCCCCTTTGCACTGGCTGATGATGCACCCACTGGCTCTTCCACCACTGAGGTTGAGCCTCACACACCTGAAATGTCACACCCTATACGTGCATTGTATGAACCTGATGACTTGCATAAGGATGCTCTGGGGCTTTCCTCATCACCTATGCATACCATGAAAAGGAATGGAGGCCCTTCTGAAGAATCCGATGTTGAAACAAGCAAAAGGGGGTTGAAACAGCTCAATGATATGTTTGGATCGGTTGAAGTGTTGCTGAATCATGCAAAGTTTGCAGACGGTAGGGTGAGAAAAGGCCTGAATTTCCAGGAGGTTGATGGGCAAGAACAAAGGTTGAATAATGGGATGTCTCATTTATCAACTGAGAATCAGAATCTCAAGACCCAAATCGCATCGGAGTCTGAGCGAGCAAGTAAAGCTGAGATGGAGGTTCAAACGCTTAAAGAAGCTCTTGCCAAATTGGAAGTTGAAAAGGAAGCAGGCCTTCTTCAGTACCAGCAAAGCTTGGGGAAGATATCCCAGTTAGAGACTGAAGTCTTAAGTGCCCAAGAAAGTGCAAGAGGGCTCTATGTACAAGCAAGTGAAGCAGAAACAgaagttcaaaaattaaaagaaatgcTTTCTAAGCTGGAAGCTGAAAAGGAAGCTGGGCTTCTTCAATACCATCAGTGTTTGGAGAGGATATCTAGTTTGGAGGCCAAAATTGCTAatgcagaagagggggccaaAAATCTTAACGAGCAAGCGGgtaaagctgaaactgaagctGAAAACTTAAAGGAAGCCCTTGCCAGATTAGAAAGTGAGAAGGAAGCTGCTCTTCTTCAATATAAGGAGTGTTTAGAGATGATATCTAATTTAGAGATCAAAATCTCTTGTACCGAGGAGGAAGCCAAAAAGCTTAATAAGCGAGCTGAAAGGGCTGAAACTGAAGTCCAGACCCTAAAGCAAGCCCTTGCAAAATTAGAGGAAGATAAGGAAGCATCTGCTCTTCAGTATAAGCAGTGCTTGGATAGAATATCTAATCTGGAGAGTGAAGCATTTCGTGCACAAGAGGAGGCCATTAGACTTAACGCTGAGATAGAGACAGGGGTTGCAAAATTACACAGTTCTGAAGAACATCGTCTTCTATTGGAGAGTATAAATCAATCTTTGCGGTCAGAGTTGGAAGCCTTGGTACGGAAAATGGGGATGCAAACTCTGGAACTTAAAGATAAGCATGAGGAGTTGCAGAGACTTCACACTCACATACAAGAAGAGCACTTGCACTTCTTGCAGGCAGAAGCTGCTCTAAAAACGATGCAGAGTTTGCACTGCCAATCTGAGGAAGAGCAGAGAACTTTGGCAGTGGAGCTCCAACAGGCCGTTCAAGTGTTGAAGGATGTGGAGCTTCAGAAGCAGGTTTTGGAGGACGAAGTCCAACAAATCAAGGAGGACAACAAGATCCTGAAGGACCAGAACTTATGTTCTGCCAGATCAATGAAGAGTCTGCAGGAAGAGATCTTTGGGTTGAAGGAGACCAAAGGAAAGCTTGAAATGGAGGTTGAACTGCGCTTGGATCAAAGAAATGCTCTTCAACAAGAGATTTACTGTCTGAAAGAGGAAATAAATGACTTGAGTAGGCGTCTCCTGGCTATGATGGAGCAAATTGAGTCAGTGGGTTTGAACCCCGAGTGCCTTGGTTCAGCTGTGAAGAACTTGCAGGATGAGAACTTAAAGCTGAAAGAAATCTGTGAGAGTGACAGAGATGAAAAAATAACTCTTTTGGAGAAGTTGGAAAACATGGATAAAATTCTGGAGAAAAATGCTCTCTTAGAAAATTCCCTCTCAGATGCAACTGCCGAATTAGAAGGGTTGAGAGAAAAGGTGAAACTTTTAGATGGATCTTGCCAGTCTCTTTGCGAAGAAAAATCTGCTCTTGTTGCTGAGAAGGTTAGCCTGGTTTCCCAGTTAGAGATTATGGCTGAGAAGGTGCAGAAGCTCTTGGAGAATAACACACTACTTGAGAACTCCCTCTCTGATGTGGTTGCTGAACTTGAAGGGTCAAAGATAAAAGCTAAGAGCTTAGGAGAATCCTGCCAGTCTCTTAAAAGTGAGAAGTCTGCCCTCCTTTCTGAAAAAGAATCTATGGTCTCTCAGCTACAAATTATTCTGCAAAGGCTTGAGGAGCTAGAGTGCAAATGCACACGATTAGAAGAACAGTACTTGGGCctggagaaggagagagaaaccACACTTTGTCAAGTTAAAGAGCTACGTGTCTCCTTGGATCTAGAAAAACAAGAACGTGCAAATTTTGCAGAGTCAAGTGAAACCAAGCTAGCAGCTCTAGAAAAGCATGTCCATGTCCTGCAAGAAGAAGGTCATTGGAGGAAGCAAGAATTTGAGGAAGAACTTGACAGATCCATAAACACTCAGGTTGAGATCTTCATCCTGCAGAGATTTATCCGAGACATGGAAGAAAAGAACTTCTCTCTGTTGATCGAGTGTCAGAAACACTTTGAGGATTCCAATTTATCAGAGATATTGATTTCTGAACTGGAACAAGAAAATCACAAACTCCATGTAGATACAAAATTCCTGTCTGACCAAATTGAAAAGCTGAGAACAGGGATTAGTGAGATCTTGAATTCCCTTGAAGTTGGTCCAGATTATTGGAGTCTTGATATGATCACAGAAGATCAAACTCTGCTGAAGAATATTTTGAGGAAAATTGAAGATAGAGAATGTTCTTTCTTGAATGCTCAGGATGAGAAGCAACAGCTGTCGTTTCAGAACTTGGTTCTGCTTACTCTGCTAGAACAAACGAGACTACAGACAGCAAATCTTGAGCATGAAAGAAACACCCTTGATGAGGAGTACAAACTCCGGACGGAGGAGCTATTGATGCTGCAAAATGAGAAACATGAACTTCTGGAGATGAATGTGCAGTTGCAATCGGAAATCAGGATGAGAGAGCACAGCGAGGAGGTCCTAAAGGCTGAAATGGAGAAGCTACAGGCTAAGTTCTCGGATTTACAGGAAGCTTACCTAGTATCACAAAATGAAAATTCCAAATTGCTTGAAGGAAATGGAGTTTTGACGAATGAATTGTCAGACATGAAGGAGGAGAGACACACGCTAGAAGAGGAAAATAGTGTTCTTCTTGGTGAAGCGTTTGCTTTGGAAAATCTCTCCTTGATTTTTGAGAATTTCAATGCTGAGAAAGATGTGAAACTGAAAGggtttagtgaagatgtggaCTGTCTACATGGAATTAACAGTGGCCTCCAGAATGAGAAAAGAGTAATAGAGGAAAATTTGATAATGGTTGAGAGGGAAAAGCTGCATCTCAAGGAGTCTGTTGAGGAACTGGAGAGTGAGATGAATGGAGTCAGGAATGTAAATGACCAGCTGAATCATCAAATTACTACAGGAAAGGATCTACTTTATCAGAAGGAAGTGGAACTTTCAGATGCAGAACAGAAGCTTAGAATTACACAAAGTGAGAACAAAACGTTATGCAGAGATGTTGAGGATCTGAAGAAGGAACTGAATGAGTCTGAGATGATAAGGCGGGAGCTAGAGAAGCATATCCTTGAGTTGTCAGAGGATAAAAACCGTCAGACCATGGAGATTGGTTGCCTTAATGAAGCAAATTGGAAGTTTGGATCTGAACTGTGTAAATTACGTGAAGAAAATATAGAACTTAAAAGTGCAAAGGAGAATTTGAGTTATGAGTTGCAAGAGAACAGAGGTGAAGTCATACTCCTGGAGGCTGATGCTGAAGAATTCTACAGGGGCCTCCAAATGTCCAGAGTTCATGAAGCTGTACTTGAGCAGAAGGTTCACGAGCTTATTGGAGCATTGGAGATCCTTGAAGGTGAAAGTGCTTCAAAAACTGTAGAGATTGAACAGCTGAGTGGAAAACTGTGTGTTTTGGAAGGTGAAAATGGAGGACTCAAAGCTGAGCTGGCTGCATATTTGCCTGTCATAGTTTCTTTGAGGGATAGTATCTTATCTCTTGAAGACCATGCTCTTTTTCAGACAAAGATGGAACCAATG GATGTGGAATTGGAAAATCAATATCATGAGAAGAGCCATGGACTGATGTGTGGAAATCACAGTGCTGAGCGGCCAAACGGAGCTTCTGATTTGCAGGAATTGTTGAATAGGGTCAAAGTTATTGAGAAGGCAGTGATGGAGGAGAGGCTTGCTGTGCTGGAAAGCTTAGACAAAGTCAAACAAGAGGCTGCGATGAAAGAGATCAAAGAGTTAAAATCTAGGAGCAgcctcaaagaaaaagaagttcaaACAAACAGGGATATTGTTTTGCAATTAGAAGGCCCAGAACTTGGGAATGAGTCAAGCGATGATCATCCACAGAAGACAGAACCTGAAATATCAAAAGTAAGGAATGGACTACTGATGAAAGATATTCCGCTTGATCAGGTTTCCGAACAATCATTCTATGATCATGGAGTTGGACAATATGGTctgaacaagaaaagaaatgttgATACAGATAATGAAATGCTTGAGATATGGGAAACTGTTGAACAGGACTACAGCCTAGATCTCAAAGTCAACAAGGGACAGAAGCTGCCCTCTGCACCTCCCAAGGGAGAGACTGAAGTAGAGGAGCAGAGGAGCAATTGTCCCTCTTCAGAGTTGCAATTTGAGAAGGAGTTGGGTGTTGACAAACTGGAGGTATCTAGGAGGGTTACAGAGCCACATCAACAGGGGAACAGTAGGAAGATCCTAACAAGACTTGCTTCCGATGCTCAGAAGTTGACGAACCTTCAGATAACATTGGAAGAATTGAAAAAGAAGGTGGAAATGTCAGGGAAGAGCAAAAATTCCAAGGATATTGAGTATGGTAGTGTGAAAGGGCAGTTACAGGAATTTGAAGAGGCCATCATGGAGCTGTCTGATGTTAACAGCAAATTGATGAAGAGTGCTGAGGAGAATCTCTTATCCTCTAATGAAAAGTCTGTGTTAGAAATGGAGGAGACTGGGAACGTCCGAAGGAAGAAAGTCTCAGAACAAGCACGGCGAGTGTCTGAAAAGATTGGACggctgcaagttctgcttcagAAAATCCAGTTTGATTTGTTGAAGCTTGATGAGCATAGAAgcaaaggaaaaacaaaagtcACAGACAGAAGATTGAAAATTCTCTTGAAGGACTATCTGTATGACAGTGGCAAAAGCAGCAGCCCCCGGCGAAAGAAGACTCCATTTTGTGCATGTGTCAGACCTGCAACTAAGAACTAA
- the LOC122642420 gene encoding 40S ribosomal protein S3a, with the protein MAVGKNKRISKGKKGGKKKAVDPFSKKDWYDIKAPSIFSSRNVGKTLVSRTQGTKIASEGLKHRVFEICLADLQTDEDQSYRKIRLRAEDVQGKNVLTNFWGMDFTTDKLRSLVRKWQTLIEAHVDVKTTDNYTLRMFCIGFTKRRPNQVKRTCYAQTSQIRQIRRKMREIMVNQATSCDLKELVQKFIPEMIGKEIEKATSSIYPLQNVFIRKVKILKAPKFDLGKLMEVHGDYSEDVGVKVDRPAEEPIAEETEVVGA; encoded by the exons ATGGCGGTTGG GAAGAATAAGAGAATATCGAAGGGAAAGAagggagggaagaagaaggc GGTTGATCCTTTCTCTAAGAAGGACTGGTATGATATTAAGGCGCCTTCGATCTTCAGCAGTAGAAATGTTGGGAAGACCCTCGTTTCGAGGACACAGGGAACCAAG ATTGCGTCTGAAGGACTCAAGCACAGAGTATTCGAGATCTGCCTTGCTGATCTTCAAACTGATGAGGATCAGTCCTACAGGAAGATCCGACTGAGAGCTGAGGATGTGCAGGGAAAAAATGTCCTCACTAACTTTTGG GGAATGGATTTTACAACAGACAAGTTAAGGTCTCTGGTGCGTAAGTGGCAGACTTTGATTGAGGCACATGTAGATGTGAAGACTACAGACAACTATACTTTGAGGATGTTTTGCATTGGATTCACCAAGAGGCGACCAAACCAGGTTAAACGAACCTGTTATGCTCAAACAAGCCAAATCCGACAG ATTCGCCGTAAGATGAGAGAAATTATGGTAAACCAGGCGACCTCATGTGACTTGAAGGAGTTGGTACAGAAGTTCATCCCGGAGATGATTGGGAAGGAAATTGAGAAGGCCACTTCCAGCATTTATCCCTTACAGAACGTCTTTATCCGTAAAGTCAAGATATTGAAGGCTCCAAAGTTTGATCTTGGCAAATTGATGGAG GTTCATGGGGACTACTCAGAGGATGTCGGAGTCAAGGTTGACAGGCCAGCAGAGGAACCAATAGCAGAGGAAACCGAAGTAGTTGGAGCATAG